A window of the Bacteroides thetaiotaomicron VPI-5482 genome harbors these coding sequences:
- a CDS encoding alpha-galactosidase, producing the protein MKVRILFLICFLSITCLLNAADKPVIQIHTDNSSLIFRVADNGRLYQSYLGKKLNHEADISHLPQGTEAYITHGMEDYFEPAIHILHNDGNPSLLLKYVSHETKAVSQGVNETIITLGDDKYPVTVKLHYVTYPAEDIIKTYTEISHKEKKPVVLHQYASSMLHLNRAKYYLTEFSGDWAHEANISDQPLEFGKKVLDTKLGARANMFTPPFFQLSLDQLATENCGEVLVGTLGWTGNFRFTFEVDNKNELRIISGINPYASEYYLPAGVVFRTPDFYFTYSANGKGKASRNFHDWARRYQLKDGDETRMTLLNNWEATYFDFNEEKLIGLIGDAAGLGVDMFLLDDGWFANKYPRSSDHQGLGDWDETADKLPNGIGRLVEEATKKGIKFGLWIEPEMVNPKSELYEKHKDWVIHLPNRDEYYFRNQLVLDLSNPKVQDFVFGVVDDLMTKYPGIAFFKWDCNSPITNIYSSYLKEKQSHLYIDYVRGLYNVLERIKTKYPDLPMMLCSGGSGRIDYETLRYFTEFWPSDNTDPIERLFIQWGYSQLFPAKTLCAHVTTWNHDASIKFRTDVAMMGKLGFDIKLSDLNDNEKKFCRDAVTNYNHLKPVVLEGDMYRLVSPYSGNHTSTQYVGKDKKGAVVFAFDIYSRYGEKLLPVRLQGLDAGRQYRVKEINLMPGTNSSLQGNGELFSGEYLMTVGLNIFTGQRLNSRVIEVVAE; encoded by the coding sequence ATGAAAGTGAGAATCCTTTTTTTAATCTGTTTCCTTAGTATCACCTGTCTTCTGAACGCGGCGGACAAGCCTGTCATTCAGATTCATACGGATAACAGTAGTCTGATCTTCCGCGTAGCCGACAACGGGCGGTTATACCAAAGCTATCTGGGCAAAAAGCTGAACCATGAGGCCGATATTTCTCATCTTCCGCAAGGGACGGAAGCCTATATCACCCACGGTATGGAGGATTACTTTGAACCTGCCATTCATATCCTTCACAATGACGGTAATCCGTCACTTCTGTTGAAGTATGTCTCTCATGAGACGAAAGCGGTGTCGCAAGGAGTTAACGAAACCATTATCACCCTGGGAGATGATAAATATCCGGTTACGGTAAAGCTGCATTACGTCACTTATCCTGCCGAGGATATCATTAAAACCTATACGGAAATCAGCCATAAAGAGAAGAAGCCCGTAGTGCTTCACCAATATGCCTCTAGTATGCTTCATCTGAACCGTGCGAAGTATTATCTGACTGAATTTTCGGGCGACTGGGCTCACGAAGCTAATATCTCCGACCAGCCGTTGGAGTTTGGTAAAAAAGTGCTCGATACCAAACTGGGCGCCCGTGCCAACATGTTTACCCCTCCGTTCTTCCAGCTTTCTTTGGACCAGCTGGCTACGGAGAATTGTGGTGAAGTGCTGGTAGGTACATTGGGATGGACCGGCAATTTCCGCTTTACTTTCGAAGTGGACAACAAGAATGAATTGCGTATCATTTCGGGTATCAACCCTTATGCCTCTGAATATTATCTTCCGGCAGGTGTCGTGTTCCGTACCCCCGATTTCTATTTTACCTATAGTGCAAATGGTAAGGGCAAAGCCAGCCGTAATTTCCACGATTGGGCACGCCGTTATCAGTTGAAGGACGGAGATGAAACCCGTATGACCCTGTTAAATAACTGGGAAGCGACTTATTTCGATTTTAATGAGGAGAAACTGATAGGACTGATTGGCGATGCCGCAGGGCTCGGAGTGGATATGTTCTTGCTGGACGACGGCTGGTTTGCCAATAAATATCCGCGCAGCAGCGATCATCAAGGCTTGGGAGACTGGGATGAAACGGCAGATAAACTGCCCAACGGTATCGGGCGTCTGGTCGAAGAAGCTACAAAGAAGGGTATCAAGTTCGGTCTGTGGATAGAACCGGAAATGGTGAATCCGAAGAGTGAGCTTTATGAGAAACATAAAGACTGGGTCATCCATCTTCCCAATCGGGATGAATATTACTTCCGTAATCAGTTGGTACTTGACCTGAGCAATCCGAAAGTGCAGGACTTCGTATTTGGAGTAGTAGATGATTTGATGACTAAATATCCCGGTATTGCTTTCTTCAAATGGGATTGCAATAGCCCGATCACTAATATCTACTCTTCTTATCTGAAGGAGAAGCAGTCGCACTTGTACATCGACTATGTTCGCGGTCTGTATAATGTACTGGAACGTATTAAAACGAAGTACCCTGATCTGCCGATGATGCTTTGTTCGGGCGGTAGCGGGCGTATCGACTATGAAACGCTCAGATACTTCACTGAGTTCTGGCCGAGTGATAACACGGACCCTATCGAACGTCTGTTTATCCAATGGGGATACTCTCAGCTTTTCCCGGCAAAAACTCTTTGTGCACATGTCACTACATGGAATCATGATGCAAGTATCAAATTCCGTACAGACGTAGCAATGATGGGCAAACTTGGTTTTGATATCAAATTGTCGGACCTCAATGATAATGAGAAGAAGTTCTGCCGTGATGCGGTCACCAACTACAATCATCTTAAACCGGTAGTGCTCGAAGGAGACATGTATCGGCTGGTATCTCCTTATAGCGGAAATCATACTTCCACACAATATGTGGGGAAAGATAAGAAGGGAGCTGTTGTCTTTGCATTCGATATTTATTCCCGTTATGGCGAGAAACTGTTGCCTGTCCGTCTGCAAGGACTGGACGCCGGTCGGCAGTACCGGGTGAAGGAAATCAATCTGATGCCGGGTACTAACTCTTCTCTGCAAGGAAACGGTGAGTTATTCTCTGGTGAATATCTGATGACGGTAGGACTGAATATATTTACAGGTCAGCGTCTGAACAGCAGAGTTATAGAAGTAGTTGCTGAATGA
- a CDS encoding glycoside hydrolase family 43 protein, whose amino-acid sequence MNTKILCVWIALLTCQIAGAQTKNVTWGDQGNGTYINPILNADYSDPDVIRVGDKYYMVNSDFHYMGMPVLESDDMINWKIISQVYRRLDFPDWDTNGNYGGGSWAPSIRHHDGKFWIYFCTPREGLMMSTATDPHGPWSPLHCVKRIGGWEDPCPIWDDNGQAYLGRSQLGAGPIILHKMSADGRTLEDDGHVIYTGPVAEGTKFHKRDGYYYISIPEGGVGEGWQTILRSKNIYGPYEKKVVLEKGSTNVNGPHQGALVDTPEGEWWFYHFQLTEPLGRVVHLQPAHWKDGWPVIGVDIDMNGIGEPVKVWTKPNTGKKVPVSFPQGGDSFDSPELNLQWQFNHNPSDADWNLTERKGWLLLKALKADHLRASRNMLTQKCIGYEGTVTTEMDMSSWTEGQRAGLFCIGNLFNGIGILKENGKNYLYLENNGSVEKVKPVSGKKIYFRATMNARTNQHQLYYSTDNKNFTPCGEAYSLRFGDWKGARVGLYSYNTLRDGGNAFFNWFTYDFN is encoded by the coding sequence ATGAATACAAAAATCCTTTGCGTATGGATAGCGCTTCTGACTTGTCAGATAGCGGGTGCACAAACAAAGAATGTGACATGGGGAGATCAGGGAAACGGCACGTATATCAATCCGATATTGAATGCGGACTATTCCGATCCGGATGTCATCAGGGTAGGCGATAAGTATTATATGGTAAACTCGGACTTTCATTATATGGGCATGCCGGTGCTGGAATCCGATGATATGATTAACTGGAAGATTATCAGTCAGGTGTACCGACGCCTGGACTTTCCGGACTGGGATACGAACGGAAATTATGGAGGAGGCTCATGGGCCCCCTCTATCCGTCATCATGACGGGAAGTTCTGGATTTACTTCTGTACTCCCCGTGAAGGGCTGATGATGAGTACGGCTACCGATCCTCACGGCCCTTGGTCACCTTTGCATTGTGTGAAACGGATTGGCGGATGGGAAGACCCTTGCCCGATATGGGATGACAATGGTCAGGCTTATCTGGGACGGAGCCAGTTGGGAGCCGGACCTATCATCTTGCATAAGATGAGCGCCGACGGGAGGACCTTGGAAGATGACGGACACGTGATCTATACCGGTCCGGTGGCAGAAGGTACCAAGTTTCACAAGCGGGACGGATATTACTATATCAGTATTCCCGAAGGCGGAGTAGGTGAGGGATGGCAGACAATTCTGCGTTCGAAAAACATCTACGGTCCTTACGAGAAGAAAGTGGTACTGGAAAAAGGTTCTACCAATGTCAACGGACCTCATCAAGGTGCACTGGTAGATACTCCCGAAGGTGAGTGGTGGTTCTATCACTTCCAGTTGACGGAACCGCTGGGAAGAGTCGTGCATCTGCAACCTGCACATTGGAAAGACGGATGGCCCGTGATTGGGGTGGACATCGATATGAACGGCATAGGCGAACCGGTAAAAGTCTGGACAAAACCGAATACCGGAAAGAAAGTGCCTGTAAGCTTCCCGCAGGGAGGCGATTCCTTTGATTCGCCCGAGCTGAACTTGCAGTGGCAGTTCAATCATAATCCTTCTGACGCCGACTGGAATCTGACGGAACGAAAAGGATGGTTACTGTTGAAAGCTCTGAAAGCGGATCATCTTCGGGCATCACGCAATATGCTGACACAGAAGTGTATCGGATACGAGGGGACGGTTACGACAGAAATGGATATGAGTTCTTGGACCGAGGGACAACGTGCCGGACTATTCTGTATAGGCAATTTGTTCAATGGCATTGGAATACTCAAAGAGAATGGCAAGAACTATCTGTATCTGGAGAATAATGGTAGTGTGGAGAAAGTAAAGCCGGTAAGCGGTAAGAAGATTTATTTCAGAGCAACGATGAATGCACGTACCAACCAGCATCAGTTGTACTATAGCACGGACAATAAGAACTTTACTCCTTGTGGAGAAGCTTATTCGCTGAGATTCGGTGACTGGAAAGGTGCCCGTGTCGGTCTGTACTCATACAACACGCTTCGTGACGGAGGAAATGCTTTCTTCAACTGGTTCACTTACGACTTTAACTGA
- a CDS encoding glycoside hydrolase family 3 N-terminal domain-containing protein has protein sequence MTLRNITCAVTLCLLTLSGQAVGKTEVPPYKNKSLSIEKRVDDLMGRMTLREKVLQLQNRGAGRLDEIDRIFNGESYGCTHEMGTTAAECAAMYKELQQYMLTKTRLGIPIITSAEGIQGILQNNCTLFPHALAQGSTFNPALIQRMTEAAGEEAKVIGIHQILSPVLDIARELRWGRVEETFGEDPYLISEMGIAFINGYQKNRITCMPKHFVAHGTPSGGLNCAQVSGGERELRSLYLYPFRRVIKETNPLALMTCYSAYDGVAITGSPYYMTDILRGELGFKGYVYSDWGSVDRLKTFHAITPETDEAGRLALEAGVDLNIDSAYDNFERMVQDGRLDIKYIDLAVRRILTVKFQLGLFDAPYGDPKAVSKVVRSAEKVALAKEIADESAILLENKNQILPLDLAKYKSIAVVGPNSNQTIYGDYAWTTRDTKEGVTLLQGLKEVLGNKVTVRHAEGCDWWSSKKDKIAEAVEAVRGSDLAIVAVGTRSTYLGRSPKYSTTGEGFDLSSLELPGVQEELLQEIKKTGKPMVVVLIAGKPLAMPWVKENADALLVQWYGGEQQGRSLADILVGKVNPSGRLNVSFPRSTGNTPCFYNHFITDRNEPFDQPGSPEEPKGHYIFDAPDPLWSFGSGQSYTTFEYVDCALSDSVLTDKDQLTVTVKVKNTGKMDGKEVVQLYVRDRFSSVATPIRQLKAFRKDLIKAGATNTFTLKLPISELALWNARMQEVVEPGEFEIQIGSTADNIHFTKVITVKGK, from the coding sequence ATGACACTGAGAAATATAACTTGTGCTGTAACTTTATGCCTGCTTACCCTTTCGGGACAGGCTGTCGGAAAGACGGAGGTACCACCTTATAAGAATAAATCACTTTCCATCGAGAAGCGTGTAGACGACCTGATGGGACGGATGACACTGCGTGAAAAGGTTCTGCAATTGCAGAACCGGGGCGCAGGCCGTCTGGACGAGATAGACCGTATATTCAACGGTGAGAGTTATGGCTGTACCCACGAAATGGGTACGACTGCCGCCGAATGTGCTGCGATGTACAAGGAACTGCAACAATACATGCTGACAAAAACAAGGCTCGGAATCCCCATTATTACTTCTGCCGAAGGCATTCAGGGAATCCTGCAAAATAATTGTACGCTGTTTCCGCACGCTTTGGCGCAGGGGAGTACCTTCAATCCTGCTCTGATCCAGCGCATGACCGAAGCTGCGGGAGAGGAAGCCAAAGTAATTGGTATCCATCAGATTCTCTCGCCCGTACTGGACATTGCCCGTGAACTTCGCTGGGGACGTGTAGAAGAGACCTTTGGTGAAGACCCTTACCTTATTTCCGAAATGGGTATCGCCTTTATCAATGGATATCAGAAAAACCGCATCACCTGTATGCCGAAGCATTTTGTTGCACACGGCACTCCCTCCGGCGGATTGAACTGTGCGCAGGTCAGCGGTGGTGAACGGGAACTGAGAAGTTTGTATCTCTATCCGTTCCGTCGTGTCATCAAGGAAACGAATCCGTTGGCATTGATGACTTGTTATAGTGCTTATGATGGAGTAGCCATCACAGGGTCTCCTTATTACATGACAGATATTCTTCGTGGTGAACTCGGTTTCAAAGGGTATGTTTATTCTGACTGGGGATCGGTGGACCGCCTTAAAACCTTTCATGCTATCACGCCCGAAACCGATGAGGCCGGACGCCTGGCATTGGAAGCCGGGGTAGACTTGAACATCGACTCTGCTTATGATAACTTCGAACGGATGGTACAGGACGGTCGTCTGGATATAAAATACATTGACCTTGCCGTTCGCCGTATCCTGACGGTTAAGTTTCAGTTAGGGCTGTTTGATGCGCCTTATGGCGATCCAAAAGCAGTGAGTAAAGTTGTTCGCAGTGCGGAGAAAGTAGCTTTGGCTAAGGAAATAGCTGACGAGAGCGCTATTCTGCTTGAGAATAAGAATCAGATTCTTCCTTTGGATTTGGCTAAGTATAAGTCAATAGCCGTAGTAGGTCCGAACAGCAATCAGACGATATACGGAGATTATGCCTGGACTACCAGAGATACCAAAGAAGGTGTCACTTTGCTTCAGGGATTAAAGGAGGTATTAGGAAATAAAGTAACGGTTCGCCATGCCGAAGGATGTGACTGGTGGAGTAGTAAAAAGGATAAGATAGCGGAAGCGGTGGAAGCCGTTCGCGGCAGTGATCTGGCAATCGTTGCCGTCGGAACACGCAGTACCTATCTGGGCAGAAGTCCGAAATATTCCACTACCGGAGAAGGATTCGACCTCTCTTCGCTGGAACTTCCCGGAGTACAGGAAGAACTGTTGCAGGAAATCAAGAAAACCGGAAAACCGATGGTTGTCGTATTGATAGCCGGCAAACCATTGGCTATGCCTTGGGTAAAAGAGAATGCCGACGCACTGTTGGTACAATGGTATGGCGGCGAACAGCAGGGACGTTCGTTGGCGGATATCCTCGTAGGGAAGGTCAATCCGTCGGGACGACTGAATGTATCTTTCCCGCGTAGCACAGGCAATACTCCTTGCTTCTACAATCATTTTATCACAGACCGTAATGAACCGTTCGACCAGCCGGGCAGTCCCGAAGAACCGAAAGGACATTATATCTTTGACGCCCCCGACCCGTTATGGAGCTTTGGCAGCGGACAGAGTTACACTACTTTTGAATATGTGGATTGTGCGTTGAGTGATTCTGTATTGACCGACAAGGATCAACTGACGGTAACGGTAAAAGTGAAGAACACCGGCAAGATGGATGGCAAAGAGGTAGTGCAACTGTATGTACGCGACCGCTTCAGTTCCGTGGCTACTCCTATCCGCCAGCTGAAAGCATTCAGGAAAGACCTGATTAAAGCCGGTGCAACAAACACTTTCACACTAAAGCTTCCCATCTCGGAGCTGGCACTTTGGAATGCCCGTATGCAGGAAGTGGTGGAACCGGGAGAGTTTGAGATTCAGATAGGAAGTACCGCTGACAATATCCACTTCACGAAGGTGATAACTGTGAAGGGAAAATGA
- a CDS encoding discoidin domain-containing protein, whose translation MVGSLLVSSLQAGPVYLHSGESIVSWKLKPEAEVGTNVPALLNAGYDTSSWVDAVVPGTAFTSYVTAGLEKDPNFGDNIHNVDRAKYDRSFWYRTEFKVPADFDKALTWLNFNGVNRKAEIYLNGHLLGILDGFMHRGRFNITEIVKKDQPNVLAVLVHMPQTPLANYGSPTYLSSGGWDWMPYVPGLNMGITDKVYLSNTGTATIIDPWIRTDLPLPSRTRADLSVALEVKNSSDKPSKVVVNGTITPGDVKFTKEVDINPGATSEVKFDKRYYPQLVINSPKLWWPNGYGEPNLYTCKLEVSVDGKVSETKDVTFGIKEYSYDTNNNTLHLHINGVPVFVKGANWGMSEYMLRCRGEEYDTKLRFHHEMNFNMIRNWLGSTTDDEFYEMCDKYGLMVWDDFWINSNPNLPYDLNAFNNNMIEKIKRVRNHPSLAVWCGDNESNPQPPLEGWMAENIKTFDGGDRYFQPNSHAGNLTGSGPWGAFDPRFYFTEYPDGLEGDPERGWGFRTEIGTAVVPTFESFKKFMPEKDWWPRNKMWDLHYFGQSAFNAAPDRYDASLAKGFGAPSGIEDYCRKAQLINIESNKAMYEGWLDRMWDDASGIMTWMGQSAYPSMVWQTYDYYYDLTGAYWGTKSACEPLHILWNPVTDAVKVANTTAENYQDLKAEVTVYNMDGKAVPAYSKSSVVHSASNSTLECFTIDFNKERPNLGLNQKVVVSSTSEGDPSMAVDGKKDTRWSSAYRDNEWIYVDLGKVQPVGGVRLDWEASYGKEYKIQVSNDAQQWEEAYSTKNGIGGVELITFPEKDARYVRMFGFKRGWWYGYSLWSFDVLGGTGKSEGLSDVHFIRLKLTDKNGKLISENNYWRGNDRRDFTALNQLPKAELKVSSKMEQKGEKAEIRATIGLPKSAKSVAFAVHVQAVRTVDGERILPAIMNDNYFTLMPGENKEITINFDKSLLKGGSYKLLVTPYNN comes from the coding sequence ATGGTTGGTTCATTGTTGGTATCTTCTTTACAAGCAGGCCCCGTTTATCTGCATAGTGGTGAATCGATTGTTTCCTGGAAGTTAAAGCCGGAGGCGGAAGTCGGAACAAATGTTCCGGCTCTGCTGAACGCAGGTTATGACACATCATCATGGGTGGACGCTGTTGTACCGGGCACTGCTTTTACTTCTTACGTAACGGCAGGACTGGAAAAGGACCCTAACTTTGGGGATAACATTCACAACGTAGACCGTGCAAAGTATGATCGCAGTTTCTGGTATCGTACAGAGTTTAAAGTGCCTGCCGACTTTGATAAAGCGTTGACATGGCTCAACTTTAACGGAGTGAACCGTAAAGCGGAAATCTACCTGAACGGACACTTGCTGGGGATACTCGATGGATTTATGCACAGAGGACGGTTCAATATCACGGAAATAGTGAAGAAAGATCAGCCGAACGTACTGGCAGTATTGGTTCACATGCCGCAAACCCCGTTGGCAAACTACGGCAGTCCTACTTACTTGTCGAGTGGTGGCTGGGACTGGATGCCTTATGTGCCGGGACTGAATATGGGTATCACGGATAAGGTTTATCTCAGCAACACCGGTACGGCAACGATCATCGATCCTTGGATTCGTACAGACTTACCGTTACCCAGCCGCACACGCGCCGATCTGTCGGTGGCACTGGAAGTGAAAAACAGTTCTGACAAACCATCTAAAGTCGTGGTGAACGGTACGATCACCCCCGGTGATGTGAAGTTCACCAAAGAAGTAGATATTAATCCGGGGGCGACTTCGGAAGTGAAGTTCGACAAACGGTATTATCCGCAACTGGTGATCAACTCGCCGAAACTGTGGTGGCCCAACGGATATGGTGAGCCCAACCTGTATACCTGTAAACTGGAAGTATCCGTAGACGGGAAAGTCTCCGAAACTAAAGACGTAACCTTCGGTATCAAAGAGTATAGCTATGACACAAACAACAACACCCTGCATCTGCACATCAACGGTGTACCTGTATTTGTGAAAGGAGCTAACTGGGGAATGTCGGAATATATGCTGAGATGCCGTGGTGAAGAGTATGACACCAAGCTACGTTTCCATCACGAAATGAATTTCAATATGATTCGTAATTGGCTTGGCTCTACTACCGATGACGAGTTTTACGAAATGTGTGATAAATATGGTCTGATGGTATGGGATGACTTCTGGATTAACTCTAATCCCAATCTTCCTTACGACTTGAATGCGTTCAATAACAATATGATAGAGAAAATCAAGCGTGTCCGTAACCATCCCTCTCTGGCTGTATGGTGTGGTGATAATGAGTCGAACCCGCAGCCCCCGCTGGAAGGCTGGATGGCTGAGAATATCAAAACCTTTGATGGTGGCGACCGTTATTTTCAACCGAACTCACATGCCGGCAACCTGACAGGTAGTGGTCCTTGGGGAGCATTCGACCCTCGATTCTATTTCACTGAATATCCTGACGGACTGGAAGGTGATCCGGAACGTGGCTGGGGATTCCGTACGGAAATAGGTACGGCTGTAGTTCCTACTTTCGAAAGTTTCAAGAAGTTTATGCCGGAGAAGGATTGGTGGCCCCGCAATAAGATGTGGGATTTGCACTACTTCGGTCAGTCTGCTTTTAATGCTGCACCGGACAGATATGACGCTTCTCTTGCCAAAGGTTTTGGCGCCCCCTCTGGAATCGAGGACTATTGCCGTAAAGCGCAGCTTATCAATATCGAATCGAACAAAGCTATGTATGAAGGCTGGCTGGACCGTATGTGGGACGACGCTTCCGGTATCATGACCTGGATGGGACAATCGGCTTACCCCTCTATGGTATGGCAGACTTATGACTACTATTATGATCTTACAGGCGCTTACTGGGGAACGAAGTCCGCGTGCGAACCGTTGCATATCCTCTGGAATCCGGTGACGGACGCAGTGAAGGTGGCCAATACTACCGCAGAAAACTATCAGGATTTGAAAGCGGAAGTGACAGTCTACAATATGGACGGAAAAGCGGTTCCGGCTTATAGCAAATCCTCTGTCGTTCATTCAGCATCCAATAGCACGCTGGAGTGTTTTACCATCGACTTTAATAAGGAAAGACCGAACCTGGGATTGAATCAGAAAGTAGTTGTTTCTTCTACTTCCGAAGGCGATCCGTCAATGGCTGTGGATGGAAAGAAAGACACCCGCTGGTCAAGCGCCTACCGTGATAACGAGTGGATATATGTTGATTTGGGCAAGGTACAACCCGTTGGCGGTGTCCGTCTCGACTGGGAAGCATCTTATGGGAAGGAATACAAGATTCAGGTATCGAATGACGCCCAGCAGTGGGAAGAGGCTTACAGCACGAAAAATGGAATCGGTGGTGTGGAGCTGATCACTTTCCCCGAAAAGGATGCACGTTATGTACGTATGTTCGGGTTCAAGAGAGGCTGGTGGTACGGATATTCTCTGTGGAGCTTCGATGTGCTGGGAGGAACCGGTAAGAGCGAAGGTTTGAGCGATGTACATTTCATCCGTCTGAAACTGACGGATAAGAACGGTAAGCTGATATCGGAAAATAACTACTGGAGAGGAAATGACCGCAGAGACTTCACTGCTCTGAACCAACTTCCGAAGGCCGAACTGAAAGTTTCTTCCAAAATGGAACAGAAGGGAGAGAAGGCGGAAATCCGTGCAACAATCGGACTGCCTAAGTCTGCCAAGAGTGTAGCTTTTGCCGTACATGTACAGGCTGTACGCACAGTTGACGGTGAACGTATTCTTCCGGCTATCATGAATGATAATTATTTTACGCTGATGCCGGGTGAAAATAAAGAGATTACTATTAACTTTGACAAGTCTTTGTTGAAAGGCGGTTCTTACAAATTACTGGTTACACCTTATAATAACTAA
- a CDS encoding DUF4998 domain-containing protein — MKQFIKHTPYLMSLLMLLGITSCTKMDEYLKYTDGKEILYTGIPDSIAMYSGYNRVVFRGVLASDPKIAKIKIYWNLKQDSLEQDIRREGNDNVLIIPIPLEEGTYNFEMHTYDKDGLHPSVPFNLTGTSYGDSYKDGLVNRLVKKVEKIEDDVTIDWSPAEPTALYTMVHYTDNSGKVQELKIENSEEETVLKDYKSMTKFDVQTYFLPDEMSIDTFKTAVVSYGVSEDITDLYLKNYKRPFEGRDKNADNKWGILVDWDFTPNILNQSNGKGGWSEDWGNYSIHLESKDWDGEGITNGKVYQSFELPAGNYQLECELEGGSNGMNGYLAASRGSVLPDIDRLKEEALGYSQYGDSNMGGKHTLTFSLAEPATVSVGWVVTFGSSTWMKVLYIKLMNIADIAE, encoded by the coding sequence ATGAAACAATTTATCAAACATACGCCCTATCTGATGTCACTACTGATGCTGTTGGGGATTACATCTTGCACAAAGATGGACGAATATCTGAAATATACGGATGGAAAGGAAATTCTTTATACGGGTATTCCTGATTCTATCGCCATGTACTCCGGCTACAACCGGGTGGTCTTCCGCGGAGTACTGGCATCCGACCCTAAAATAGCCAAGATAAAGATATACTGGAACTTGAAACAGGACTCTCTGGAACAGGATATCCGGAGAGAAGGGAATGATAATGTGCTGATTATACCGATTCCTCTGGAAGAAGGGACCTATAATTTCGAAATGCATACCTATGATAAAGACGGATTGCATCCTTCGGTTCCTTTCAACCTTACCGGAACGTCATATGGTGACTCCTACAAAGACGGGCTGGTCAACCGCTTGGTGAAGAAGGTAGAAAAGATAGAAGATGATGTAACGATCGACTGGTCGCCGGCAGAACCGACAGCTCTTTATACGATGGTACATTATACCGATAATTCGGGAAAAGTACAGGAACTGAAGATCGAAAACAGCGAAGAAGAAACCGTCCTGAAGGATTACAAGAGTATGACCAAGTTTGATGTGCAGACTTACTTCCTGCCGGATGAAATGTCGATTGATACCTTTAAAACGGCAGTTGTCTCTTACGGAGTCAGTGAAGACATTACCGACTTGTATCTGAAGAACTACAAACGTCCGTTTGAAGGAAGGGATAAGAATGCGGATAATAAATGGGGAATACTCGTTGACTGGGACTTCACTCCCAATATCCTGAATCAGAGTAATGGAAAAGGCGGTTGGTCCGAAGACTGGGGCAATTATTCCATCCATCTGGAATCGAAAGACTGGGATGGAGAAGGAATCACGAATGGTAAGGTCTATCAAAGTTTTGAACTTCCGGCTGGAAATTATCAATTGGAGTGTGAACTCGAAGGGGGCAGTAACGGAATGAACGGATATCTGGCAGCCAGCCGCGGCAGCGTATTGCCGGACATTGACCGATTGAAAGAAGAAGCATTGGGATATAGCCAGTACGGTGACTCCAATATGGGAGGAAAGCATACCCTGACCTTCTCTTTGGCGGAACCTGCTACTGTTTCGGTAGGCTGGGTAGTCACCTTCGGATCGTCTACCTGGATGAAAGTGCTCTATATCAAGCTGATGAACATAGCGGATATAGCCGAATAA